The nucleotide sequence TGAATGTTACAGACAATTGTTCCTGTAGCTACCATGACATACACCCCTGACTTTCCCCAGATGCGAAAGGCAAGGAGTGATAGAGAAAGATCAACTATAATGAATATGAACCAGAGTAGTTCATTGCTCATAAGGATTATTCTTTCTTTTTCTGGAGATACTCTTTGATTATCCTGGTTGCGAGTTCATAATCCTCATCGTCCACCACTATTCTAACCTGTGTGTAAAAGGTAACCGCAGGATAGGAAGAGGCAATATTTTCATCTCTCAGAAAACACTTTATTCCACTGCTTTCCAGTATGGATTTT is from Caldisericia bacterium and encodes:
- a CDS encoding DUF2007 domain-containing protein, producing MKEVYSTPYLVEADIVKSILESSGIKCFLRDENIASSYPAVTFYTQVRIVVDDEDYELATRIIKEYLQKKKE